From Chitinivibrionales bacterium, the proteins below share one genomic window:
- a CDS encoding HAD family hydrolase yields MSIVAEFARQLHESFPCEKGMELTPLDYPSKGGSLADIRVALFDVYGTLVNYWKRVFATEAGRQHAVLAAFDKVIDRFGIKKYLVEMNPDEPPEKTLSDLYHGLISLKHGLAAEKNIEFPEVRIEDIWEAILLMLERHGYDPSGLALGKGSDFLRCMAYCYNFFAFNRGLYPGVADALQRLKEENILLGILSNAQFYTPIDLSLFLRDQSNGDIDDYSRLFEHDFVFFSFEYGVSKPNSLLFRKLFDALYQHQILPSQALLVGNDLVSDIKPAQEAGMKTAFFTGDNRCVFTHGSDWTIIPDISFTSWNDVSRRVTFYSKAENGATKGLA; encoded by the coding sequence TTGAGTATCGTCGCTGAATTCGCCCGCCAGCTGCATGAATCGTTTCCGTGCGAAAAAGGCATGGAGCTCACGCCGCTTGACTATCCTTCAAAAGGCGGGAGCCTCGCGGACATCAGGGTGGCGCTGTTTGACGTGTACGGCACGCTGGTCAATTACTGGAAAAGGGTCTTCGCAACCGAGGCAGGCAGGCAGCATGCCGTGCTCGCCGCATTTGACAAGGTGATAGACCGTTTCGGGATCAAAAAATATCTTGTCGAGATGAACCCGGACGAACCGCCGGAAAAGACGCTGAGCGACCTGTACCACGGACTCATCTCGCTCAAGCACGGCCTTGCCGCGGAAAAGAACATCGAGTTTCCTGAAGTCAGGATCGAGGATATTTGGGAGGCCATTCTCCTCATGCTCGAGCGCCACGGCTATGATCCGTCGGGCCTGGCGCTCGGCAAAGGGTCTGATTTTCTACGGTGCATGGCCTACTGCTATAATTTCTTCGCGTTCAACCGCGGGTTGTATCCCGGGGTCGCGGACGCGCTGCAGCGGCTGAAGGAAGAGAACATCCTTCTTGGCATCTTGTCAAACGCACAGTTTTACACGCCCATTGATCTTTCGCTTTTTCTTCGTGATCAGAGCAACGGCGATATCGACGACTATTCGCGGCTGTTTGAACATGATTTTGTCTTTTTCTCATTCGAGTATGGTGTTTCAAAGCCCAACAGCCTGCTTTTTCGAAAACTGTTCGACGCCCTGTACCAACATCAGATCCTGCCGTCCCAGGCGCTGCTGGTAGGCAATGATTTGGTGTCTGATATCAAGCCGGCGCAGGAGGCGGGCATGAAAACCGCGTTTTTCACCGGAGACAACAGGTGCGTGTTTACGCACGGGAGCGATTGGACAATTATCCCTGATATTTCGTTTACTTCATGGAACGATGTGAGCCGTCGGGTCACGTTTTATTCAAAAGCCGAAAACGGGGCAACGAAAGGACTGGCATAA
- a CDS encoding tetratricopeptide repeat protein produces the protein MAKARMAVAALWCMAVAAAGGQPEIFSFTDSLGAIDALPAALLRGAQEAYTVNMKGLDALERDNLDSAALCFSKAMSLLPNYTDARNNMGVVHFRRGNITQAGMLWKAITESDPTYSIAYYNLGVIEFHKKNYQACCLEMQKAVSLNKKFVEAFLMLGRAELMLDKPKDALEHFKAANRAAPERSETWQFLSYAYVHAGDTAAALSFLTKHQDNAAALKMLGEIEASRKNYKAASGYFSDAVSKGGNADQLLDLASSQIDGGNCKEALATLKLYASKVSVQAADAYLFSGIAAKDCGDITGAKAYFEKGIAQYPNDAILRYNLGQIYFHLKQFDQAEAMWNAVSDSLNDPSLYYLRALNARRRGNLDLAETYVRNALRRDERAEYLDLLGIILYTKGKKDEAAESFKKALRLDPELRSAQLNLALITQSKDELEKAAIETEKKRAECRSKCQDISLELAILYYHQGLLDKAANLLETLPDGEKSERIFRHLALFYRDLHEWDKAIKTLEKAKTFFVLDAQTEYELAEDYLFSGNNQKAIEALTNLIAKWDQNPWRIFYQLGYAYMELKEFEKAKNYLQQSLKKKPDNLAAQGLMAYILNAEGDVAQARSLWEKTLKEDPNNFTLMINMGLSLEKDGKYDEALQYYQKAQMLKTGDNALQINIGNVYSGMEKNHEASQAYAIALNSSKRNLAAYDLFLLAQKTASETQMQEMLAILNNEFSGSDYTKRAQAEMLLWKKDTVQALAKLEALPSKDPGDWITLAKVYTARKNFAKASQCLDKLPQDPYWEKARTGVKAQMDFFSGNYAGALLGWKSLGDSGFPVQYNMAVAAFNAKEYNEAIVIGEKIVAKARGDDRADVCRLVGNAAMGLKQWKKALQWYQQLEDVKRGDPLVEYNLAVISYNLGSMEESWTYYQKARQLDPKLENKDIEKRYQSIHPESGAAAQVMDSTDLWYNAAITLQDSGKDTAAEAAYKKILDKNPAYYHAWNNLGAIYSGRGELQQAVDCYLKSIEKQHDIPEAYANLVNVYVAMENFKEAQRWIVKGRGHNPDSQILKDLEVKVKELAKKKK, from the coding sequence ATGGCAAAGGCACGGATGGCGGTTGCGGCATTGTGGTGCATGGCTGTTGCGGCGGCCGGCGGACAGCCGGAGATATTCTCCTTTACCGATTCCCTCGGCGCGATTGACGCGCTTCCGGCAGCGCTGCTGCGGGGCGCGCAGGAGGCCTATACGGTCAACATGAAAGGCCTTGACGCGCTTGAACGGGACAATCTCGACAGCGCCGCCCTGTGTTTCTCCAAGGCAATGTCGCTGCTCCCCAACTACACCGACGCGCGGAACAACATGGGCGTGGTTCATTTCAGAAGGGGCAACATCACCCAGGCGGGCATGCTGTGGAAGGCGATCACCGAAAGCGATCCGACGTATTCGATAGCCTATTACAACCTCGGCGTCATTGAGTTCCATAAAAAGAACTACCAGGCCTGTTGTCTGGAGATGCAGAAGGCGGTTTCGCTCAACAAAAAATTCGTCGAGGCTTTTCTCATGCTCGGCCGGGCCGAGCTCATGCTTGACAAACCCAAGGACGCGCTGGAGCATTTCAAGGCAGCGAACCGCGCCGCACCCGAGAGGTCCGAGACGTGGCAGTTTCTATCGTACGCCTATGTTCACGCGGGCGACACGGCGGCGGCGCTTTCATTTCTCACCAAGCACCAGGACAACGCGGCCGCGCTCAAGATGCTGGGCGAAATAGAGGCGTCACGCAAGAATTACAAAGCGGCTTCCGGTTATTTTTCAGATGCTGTTTCCAAGGGCGGGAACGCGGACCAGCTCCTTGACCTTGCCTCGTCGCAGATTGACGGCGGCAACTGCAAGGAGGCGCTCGCCACGCTTAAGCTGTACGCCTCAAAGGTGTCGGTCCAAGCGGCCGATGCGTACCTGTTTTCGGGGATCGCGGCAAAAGACTGCGGCGACATCACCGGCGCAAAGGCCTATTTCGAAAAGGGGATCGCCCAGTATCCGAACGACGCGATTTTACGCTATAACCTCGGCCAGATCTATTTCCACCTGAAGCAGTTCGACCAGGCGGAAGCGATGTGGAACGCGGTGAGCGATTCACTCAACGACCCGTCGCTGTATTACTTGCGCGCCCTCAACGCGCGGCGCAGGGGCAACCTCGACCTTGCCGAGACATACGTGCGCAACGCGCTGCGGCGCGACGAGCGCGCCGAATACCTTGATCTGCTCGGCATTATCCTTTACACAAAGGGGAAGAAGGACGAGGCTGCCGAGAGCTTCAAGAAGGCGCTCAGGCTTGATCCCGAACTGCGGTCGGCGCAGCTCAACCTCGCGCTCATCACCCAGAGCAAGGACGAGCTCGAAAAGGCGGCGATCGAAACCGAGAAAAAACGCGCCGAGTGCCGCAGCAAATGCCAGGACATCTCGCTCGAGCTTGCGATCCTGTATTATCATCAGGGACTGCTCGACAAGGCCGCCAACCTGCTCGAAACCTTGCCCGACGGCGAGAAGAGCGAGCGCATCTTCCGTCATCTCGCCCTGTTTTACCGGGACCTTCATGAATGGGACAAGGCGATAAAAACGCTTGAAAAGGCGAAAACGTTTTTCGTACTCGACGCGCAGACCGAATACGAACTCGCCGAGGATTATCTTTTTTCAGGCAACAACCAGAAAGCGATTGAGGCGCTTACCAACCTTATTGCAAAATGGGACCAGAACCCCTGGCGCATCTTTTACCAATTGGGCTATGCATACATGGAATTAAAGGAATTCGAGAAGGCAAAAAATTACCTGCAGCAAAGCTTAAAGAAGAAACCGGACAACCTTGCCGCACAGGGACTTATGGCTTACATTCTTAATGCCGAAGGCGACGTAGCGCAGGCAAGGAGTTTATGGGAGAAAACCTTAAAAGAAGACCCGAATAATTTTACCTTGATGATCAACATGGGCCTTTCTTTGGAAAAAGACGGGAAGTATGACGAAGCGCTTCAATATTATCAGAAGGCACAGATGCTTAAAACCGGCGATAATGCGCTGCAGATCAATATTGGCAACGTGTACAGCGGCATGGAGAAAAACCACGAAGCGTCACAGGCGTATGCCATTGCGTTGAATTCGTCCAAGCGCAACCTGGCCGCGTACGATCTTTTTCTTCTTGCGCAGAAGACGGCGAGCGAGACACAGATGCAGGAAATGCTGGCCATCCTTAATAACGAATTCTCAGGCTCGGATTACACAAAACGCGCCCAGGCAGAGATGCTGTTATGGAAAAAGGACACGGTGCAGGCGCTTGCCAAATTGGAGGCGCTGCCGTCGAAAGATCCGGGCGACTGGATCACGCTCGCCAAGGTGTACACCGCCAGAAAAAACTTCGCAAAGGCGTCGCAATGCCTTGACAAGCTGCCGCAGGACCCGTACTGGGAAAAGGCGCGCACCGGCGTCAAGGCGCAGATGGATTTCTTTTCCGGCAATTACGCGGGCGCGCTCCTGGGCTGGAAAAGCCTCGGCGATTCGGGCTTCCCCGTGCAGTACAACATGGCGGTCGCGGCGTTCAACGCAAAGGAATACAACGAGGCAATTGTCATAGGGGAAAAAATCGTGGCAAAGGCGCGCGGCGACGACCGGGCCGACGTGTGCAGGCTCGTGGGCAACGCTGCCATGGGCCTCAAGCAGTGGAAAAAGGCACTGCAGTGGTACCAGCAGCTTGAAGACGTCAAGCGGGGAGATCCTCTTGTCGAATACAACCTTGCCGTCATCAGCTACAATCTCGGCAGCATGGAGGAATCGTGGACGTATTACCAGAAGGCGCGGCAACTCGACCCGAAACTCGAGAACAAGGACATCGAAAAGCGGTACCAGAGCATCCATCCGGAAAGCGGCGCCGCCGCGCAGGTGATGGATTCAACAGACCTCTGGTACAACGCCGCGATAACGCTGCAGGACAGCGGAAAGGACACCGCCGCAGAGGCCGCGTATAAAAAAATTCTAGATAAGAATCCGGCGTATTATCATGCCTGGAACAACCTGGGCGCGATCTATTCGGGAAGGGGGGAGCTGCAGCAGGCCGTGGATTGTTACCTCAAGTCAATCGAGAAGCAGCACGACATTCCCGAGGCGTACGCCAACCTGGTGAATGTCTACGTGGCAATGGAGAATTTCAAGGAAGCGCAAAGGTGGATCGTCAAGGGCAGGGGCCACAATCCCGACAGCCAGATCCTCAAGGATCTTGAGGTGAAGGTGAAGGAGTTGGCGAAAAAGAAAAAATAG
- the purD gene encoding phosphoribosylamine--glycine ligase, whose amino-acid sequence MDFMDSVLIIGGGGREHAMLKALLRSDRPLFIHAYPGNPGMENDGCTIVDQKIGNWGDLAEWVDKNGIDLTVVGPEAPLVEGIVDVFRKKGRAIFGPTKKAAQIEGNKSFAKKFMKKYDIPTAAFSVFTNKHDAAAYVKKQGAPIVIKASGLAAGKGAIVCETLKEANDALASMFDDKAFGEAGETVVVEEKMTGEEASVFVLSDGKTYKILPVSQDHKRIGDNDTGPNTGGMGAYAPCPLVDKKMLARIEEEIVAPTLDGMKKEGAPYQGLLYVGIMATLDGPKVVEYNCRFGDPETQAVLPLVNCDWFEVFYACATGSLASVELAVRPEYCVSVVLASKGYPGKYEKGKVIEGIEKAENHKSNVDVYHAGTALNKEGKFETNGGRVLSVSAWAESFSDAIAEAYEAVGKINFEGKTFRKDIAAKGMARLKNKAMQAVAAR is encoded by the coding sequence ATGGACTTCATGGATTCCGTTCTCATCATCGGCGGCGGCGGCCGGGAGCACGCGATGTTGAAGGCGCTGCTTCGGTCTGACCGTCCGCTGTTCATCCACGCCTATCCGGGCAACCCCGGCATGGAAAACGACGGCTGCACCATCGTCGACCAGAAGATCGGCAACTGGGGCGATCTTGCCGAGTGGGTTGACAAGAATGGAATTGACCTCACCGTGGTCGGGCCCGAGGCACCCCTCGTTGAAGGCATCGTGGATGTGTTCAGGAAAAAAGGCCGCGCGATATTCGGCCCCACCAAGAAGGCCGCGCAGATCGAAGGAAACAAGTCGTTCGCCAAGAAGTTCATGAAAAAATATGATATTCCCACGGCCGCATTCTCGGTGTTCACCAATAAGCATGACGCCGCCGCATACGTCAAAAAGCAGGGCGCGCCCATCGTGATAAAGGCGAGCGGCCTTGCCGCGGGCAAGGGCGCCATCGTGTGCGAGACCCTCAAGGAGGCAAACGACGCCCTTGCCTCCATGTTCGACGACAAGGCATTCGGCGAGGCGGGCGAGACCGTGGTGGTCGAGGAGAAAATGACCGGCGAAGAGGCCTCGGTGTTCGTCTTGTCAGACGGGAAAACGTACAAAATCCTGCCCGTGTCGCAGGACCACAAGCGCATCGGCGACAACGACACGGGTCCCAACACCGGCGGCATGGGCGCCTACGCGCCGTGCCCGCTGGTCGACAAAAAGATGCTCGCCCGGATCGAGGAAGAGATCGTCGCGCCCACGCTCGACGGCATGAAAAAAGAGGGCGCGCCGTACCAGGGCCTGCTGTACGTGGGCATCATGGCGACCCTGGACGGCCCCAAGGTCGTGGAGTACAACTGCCGCTTCGGCGACCCGGAAACGCAGGCGGTGCTGCCTCTTGTCAATTGCGACTGGTTCGAGGTGTTCTACGCGTGCGCGACCGGCAGCCTCGCGTCGGTTGAGTTGGCGGTGAGGCCCGAATACTGCGTGTCGGTGGTACTGGCGTCAAAGGGCTATCCCGGCAAGTACGAGAAAGGGAAAGTGATCGAAGGCATCGAAAAGGCCGAAAACCATAAGAGCAACGTTGACGTGTACCACGCCGGCACCGCTCTTAACAAAGAGGGAAAGTTTGAAACCAACGGCGGCCGTGTGCTCTCGGTGAGCGCGTGGGCCGAAAGCTTTTCGGATGCGATCGCGGAAGCGTACGAGGCGGTGGGAAAAATCAATTTCGAGGGAAAGACCTTCCGGAAGGACATCGCGGCAAAAGGAATGGCGAGGCTGAAGAATAAGGCGATGCAAGCGGTGGCTGCCAGATAA
- the purE gene encoding 5-(carboxyamino)imidazole ribonucleotide mutase, translating to MAGIKVAIVMGSKSDKEHAEKAEAVLKEFGIDFETFVISAHRNPNKIKKFAKSAEENGFGVIIAMAGLAAHLPGVVASLTVLPVIGVPIDAGPLHGEDALFSIVQMPPGIPVASVGIGNAKNAALLAAQVLSVHNMKLRDKMKEYRKQFGDDLD from the coding sequence ATGGCCGGGATAAAAGTCGCAATCGTCATGGGGTCGAAATCGGATAAGGAGCATGCCGAAAAGGCCGAGGCGGTTCTCAAGGAATTCGGCATCGACTTTGAGACCTTTGTCATTTCAGCGCACCGCAACCCGAACAAGATAAAGAAATTCGCGAAAAGCGCGGAGGAAAACGGGTTTGGGGTGATCATCGCCATGGCCGGCCTTGCCGCGCACCTGCCGGGTGTTGTGGCGAGCCTCACGGTCTTGCCCGTCATCGGCGTGCCCATCGACGCGGGCCCGCTCCATGGAGAAGACGCGCTGTTCTCGATCGTGCAGATGCCGCCGGGAATCCCGGTGGCGTCGGTGGGCATCGGCAACGCAAAGAACGCCGCGCTTCTTGCCGCGCAGGTGCTGTCGGTCCACAACATGAAGCTCCGCGATAAAATGAAGGAATACCGGAAGCAGTTCGGGGACGATCTTGACTGA
- a CDS encoding L-threonylcarbamoyladenylate synthase, which translates to MTERIPLDALLSGADAGTRMTALANRVMNGAVFIYPTETIYGIGGRADSKEVENRIRSIKERQKVSPLILIADDIKQFKSFHLNFPPNAKLLADKFWPGNITLVLPAKNRPDGIGVRISDYPFITTLYTHIDVPIFSTSVNLSDQPYVNDPDTIYKLFDGKIDFMVDAGKLPESKPSSVVKVNEDGEVEIVREGVIPKEKIFRIVKDE; encoded by the coding sequence TTGACTGAGCGGATACCTCTTGATGCGCTTCTGTCCGGTGCCGATGCCGGAACAAGGATGACGGCGCTCGCAAACCGCGTGATGAATGGCGCGGTTTTTATTTATCCTACAGAGACAATCTACGGCATTGGCGGCCGTGCGGACAGCAAGGAAGTTGAGAATCGCATCAGGTCAATCAAAGAACGGCAGAAAGTCTCGCCATTAATTTTGATAGCGGATGACATCAAGCAATTCAAATCCTTTCATCTCAATTTTCCCCCGAACGCAAAACTCCTTGCCGATAAATTCTGGCCGGGCAATATCACACTCGTTCTCCCTGCAAAAAACAGACCGGATGGGATAGGAGTCAGGATCTCGGATTATCCTTTCATCACCACGCTGTACACCCACATAGATGTGCCGATATTCTCCACGAGCGTGAATCTCAGCGATCAGCCGTACGTAAATGATCCGGATACTATTTACAAGTTGTTTGACGGGAAGATTGATTTCATGGTTGACGCAGGGAAATTGCCGGAGTCAAAGCCGTCAAGTGTAGTCAAAGTCAATGAAGATGGTGAAGTTGAAATAGTGAGGGAAGGAGTAATTCCTAAGGAAAAAATATTCCGGATTGTTAAAGACGAATAA
- a CDS encoding alpha-1,4-glucan--maltose-1-phosphate maltosyltransferase, which yields MPKSSKNTREVKPSMAIDQCRIIIEGVSPAVDNGRFAAKAVVNEAIGVSADIFKDGHDKLRAAVLYKPVKRMQPVSKTYCREAPMLDDTEWRESPLSEEVNDRWLGTITCDSIGDWVFTICAWTDVFGSWRDGLKKKAEAMDDVSSELLEGARIIEHVLGTLKSGAADAGTLRKSCNLIKDNGEVSEKVAAALDEKLADLMLRSDPRRDAVLYHLQMPLWVDRDKARFGSWYEIFVRSQGTDPNRSATFKEAEKRLPYIASLGFDVLYLTPIHPIGKAFRRGPNNTGDAKPNDPGSCWAIGSSAGGHTAINPELGTLADFDHYLAAAKRLGIELALDFAIQCSPDHPWAKEHPEWFWQRPDGTIKYAENPPKKYKDIYPIDFDTKNRDGLYWELFGVVQFWIKRGVKIFRVDNPHTKPASFWEWLIFTIHKDYPDVLFLAEAFTRPKRMARLAKIGFTQSYTYFTWRNSKEELESYGRELFCTDVRNYLRPNFFANTPDILHAFLQDGGRPAFVIRLVLAATMSPSYGIYSGFEFCENKALKPGSEEYIDSEKYQIKVRDLDAPGNIKNVISRINTVRKENPALQSSVNFSVLESTCPYIIAYAKICPEKNNRIIVVVNLDPHNTHEGTVGVPESMLGNVNYSAYTVKDLLNDEQYLWHGYWNYVRLEPGVKPAHVLRVEG from the coding sequence ATGCCGAAGTCATCAAAGAACACTCGTGAGGTAAAACCATCCATGGCCATTGACCAGTGCCGCATCATCATCGAAGGAGTGAGCCCGGCGGTTGACAACGGGCGTTTTGCCGCAAAGGCGGTTGTCAACGAAGCGATCGGTGTCTCCGCCGACATTTTCAAGGACGGCCATGATAAACTGCGCGCCGCCGTCCTGTATAAACCGGTAAAGAGGATGCAGCCGGTTTCCAAAACCTATTGCCGCGAAGCGCCAATGCTTGACGATACGGAATGGCGCGAGTCCCCCCTTTCCGAAGAGGTGAATGACCGGTGGCTGGGGACAATCACCTGCGACAGCATTGGCGACTGGGTGTTTACCATCTGCGCATGGACCGATGTGTTCGGGTCATGGCGCGACGGGTTGAAGAAAAAAGCCGAGGCCATGGATGACGTTTCCAGCGAGCTGCTCGAGGGAGCGCGGATCATCGAGCATGTTCTTGGCACACTAAAATCAGGGGCTGCCGATGCCGGCACGCTGCGGAAGTCCTGCAACCTCATCAAAGACAATGGCGAAGTATCCGAGAAAGTCGCCGCAGCGCTTGACGAAAAACTCGCTGACCTCATGCTGCGCAGCGACCCGCGCCGGGACGCCGTGCTGTACCATTTGCAAATGCCTCTGTGGGTCGACCGCGACAAGGCCCGGTTCGGTTCATGGTATGAAATTTTCGTGCGGTCCCAGGGAACCGATCCAAACAGAAGCGCAACATTCAAGGAGGCGGAGAAACGTCTCCCCTACATTGCATCCCTTGGATTCGACGTTCTGTACCTGACGCCGATCCACCCTATCGGCAAGGCGTTCCGGAGAGGACCCAACAACACGGGTGATGCAAAGCCGAATGATCCGGGAAGCTGCTGGGCAATCGGCAGCAGTGCGGGCGGCCACACCGCGATCAATCCCGAATTGGGCACGCTCGCCGATTTCGACCATTATCTCGCTGCAGCAAAACGCCTGGGGATTGAGCTCGCGCTAGACTTCGCCATCCAATGCTCGCCCGATCACCCGTGGGCAAAGGAGCATCCCGAATGGTTCTGGCAGCGGCCGGACGGCACCATTAAATATGCCGAGAATCCGCCGAAAAAATACAAGGACATCTACCCCATCGATTTTGACACCAAGAACCGCGACGGACTTTATTGGGAGCTGTTCGGCGTTGTGCAGTTCTGGATCAAACGAGGGGTGAAGATTTTCCGGGTTGACAATCCGCACACCAAGCCCGCAAGCTTCTGGGAATGGCTTATCTTCACCATCCACAAGGACTACCCGGACGTGCTGTTCCTCGCCGAGGCGTTCACGCGGCCCAAGCGCATGGCAAGGCTTGCGAAAATCGGATTCACGCAATCGTACACATACTTTACATGGAGGAATTCCAAGGAAGAATTGGAATCCTACGGCCGCGAGCTGTTCTGCACCGATGTCCGCAATTATTTAAGGCCGAATTTCTTTGCCAATACGCCCGACATCCTGCATGCTTTCCTGCAGGACGGCGGCAGGCCCGCGTTCGTTATCCGGCTCGTGCTCGCCGCAACCATGTCGCCGTCCTACGGCATCTACAGCGGGTTTGAGTTCTGCGAAAACAAGGCTTTAAAACCCGGCAGCGAGGAATACATTGACTCCGAGAAATATCAAATCAAAGTGCGCGACTTGGACGCGCCGGGAAACATCAAGAATGTCATTTCAAGGATCAACACCGTAAGAAAAGAAAATCCCGCGCTACAGTCATCAGTGAATTTTTCCGTGCTGGAATCCACCTGTCCATATATCATCGCCTATGCAAAAATCTGTCCGGAAAAGAACAACCGCATCATCGTTGTTGTCAATCTTGATCCGCACAACACCCATGAAGGAACCGTCGGCGTTCCGGAGTCAATGCTGGGGAATGTCAATTATTCGGCTTATACGGTGAAGGACCTGCTCAATGACGAGCAATATCTGTGGCATGGGTATTGGAATTACGTGAGGCTGGAGCCCGGGGTGAAGCCGGCGCATGTTTTGAGGGTTGAAGGTTGA
- the glgA gene encoding glycogen synthase: protein MKVVYFTREYPPYVYGGAGVHIKNLAASVAKYIDVEVRCVGDQAAENGRLRVKGYQAWPRMWEGDNPLFNSALGTFSTNLSMVRDPIDADIVHSHTWYGALAGFMAKVLYNVPYVATVHSLEPLRPWKEEQLGRSYHLTTWVEKVALENANRIVAVSKHARREILEHFNVDEKNIAVIHNGIDLDTWRPATGTDTLRAYEIAGDYILFLGRTSRQKGMMHLLDAMEYVDPGVRLVCCTSAPDTPEVEKEIAAKVARQKRVTWINTMLREDQAMELYTNACLFVCPSVYEPFGIINLEAMACETPVVASAVGGIQEVVVPDETGLLVPPADPKALADAINRLLRDRKLAKKMGKAGRLRVEKIFSWASIAKKTKDMYAEVIKEHS from the coding sequence GTGAAGGTCGTTTACTTTACAAGAGAATATCCTCCCTACGTTTACGGCGGGGCCGGCGTACACATCAAGAACCTCGCCGCGTCCGTGGCCAAGTACATTGACGTGGAAGTGCGCTGCGTGGGCGACCAGGCCGCAGAAAACGGCAGGCTCAGGGTGAAGGGTTATCAGGCGTGGCCCCGCATGTGGGAGGGCGACAATCCGCTGTTCAACAGCGCGCTCGGCACGTTTTCAACCAACCTTTCCATGGTACGTGACCCCATCGACGCTGACATCGTGCATTCACACACGTGGTACGGCGCGCTGGCTGGCTTCATGGCAAAGGTGCTGTACAACGTTCCCTACGTTGCAACGGTGCACAGCCTGGAGCCGCTGCGTCCGTGGAAGGAGGAGCAGCTCGGCAGATCCTACCATCTCACCACCTGGGTCGAGAAGGTCGCGCTCGAAAATGCCAACCGCATCGTCGCCGTGTCGAAACACGCGCGGCGCGAGATCCTCGAGCATTTCAACGTTGACGAAAAGAACATCGCGGTGATCCACAACGGCATCGACCTTGACACATGGCGACCCGCAACGGGCACGGACACGCTGCGCGCCTACGAAATCGCCGGGGACTATATCCTGTTCCTCGGGCGCACGAGCCGCCAGAAAGGCATGATGCACCTTCTTGACGCAATGGAATACGTCGATCCCGGCGTGCGCCTCGTGTGCTGCACCTCGGCGCCCGACACGCCAGAGGTTGAGAAGGAAATCGCCGCAAAAGTCGCCAGGCAGAAACGCGTGACATGGATCAACACCATGCTGCGCGAGGACCAGGCCATGGAGCTCTACACCAACGCCTGCCTCTTCGTATGTCCTTCGGTGTACGAGCCGTTTGGCATCATCAACCTCGAGGCCATGGCCTGCGAAACACCCGTGGTGGCAAGCGCCGTGGGCGGCATCCAGGAAGTGGTGGTGCCGGACGAAACAGGGCTCCTCGTGCCGCCTGCCGACCCGAAGGCGCTCGCTGACGCCATCAACAGGCTCCTGCGCGACCGCAAGCTCGCGAAAAAAATGGGGAAAGCTGGAAGGCTCCGTGTGGAGAAGATATTTTCCTGGGCCTCAATTGCGAAAAAGACAAAAGACATGTATGCCGAAGTCATCAAAGAACACTCGTGA